A window of Aquitalea denitrificans contains these coding sequences:
- a CDS encoding cupin domain-containing protein, which produces MDVGARLRVVRERAGLSQRELAKRAGVTNGTISLIEQNRVSPSISSLKKVLEGMPMTLADFFTFDVEPQQPRVFYQAKELPNLGNDQIKLLLVGTAHERRDIAILKEHYEPGADTGPDMLMHEGQEGGVIIAGSIELTVNNETRVLGPGDSYYFDSKLPHRFRNTGKQVCEIVSASSPPTF; this is translated from the coding sequence ATGGATGTTGGAGCACGATTGAGAGTGGTCAGAGAGCGCGCCGGACTCTCGCAACGCGAACTTGCCAAACGGGCAGGCGTGACAAACGGCACGATCTCGCTGATCGAGCAGAATCGCGTCAGCCCATCGATCAGCTCCCTGAAGAAAGTGCTGGAGGGCATGCCCATGACCCTGGCCGATTTCTTCACTTTTGATGTAGAGCCGCAACAGCCGCGTGTGTTTTATCAGGCCAAGGAGCTGCCCAATCTGGGCAATGATCAAATCAAGCTGCTGCTGGTTGGCACTGCCCACGAACGCCGTGACATTGCCATTCTGAAAGAACATTACGAACCGGGTGCCGACACCGGTCCGGACATGCTGATGCACGAAGGCCAGGAAGGCGGCGTCATCATTGCCGGCTCGATAGAACTCACGGTCAACAATGAAACCCGTGTCCTGGGCCCGGGCGACTCTTACTATTTCGACAGCAAACTGCCGCACCGCTTCCGCAATACCGGCAAGCAAGTCTGTGAAATTGTCAGCGCCAGCTCGCCGCCCACATTCTGA
- a CDS encoding methyl-accepting chemotaxis protein, with protein sequence MSILVSVLTMLILVVMAISFEKMADRRLDDALNNLLPSVKDLNGAIDAFVEMRTDANKTLLVDSTEERKKLLQMFQSSAVQLKQVLDRYEKNDIYDQQDKMLLLKDKEAFDRYNKAVLSALALEATATGRGIALAHFLTGDVKMAAEAFMRAIREHVAYNMKIAENIQREDASASARNVLMLSSVAGISFLILSLVYLNVYRAIAGGLAEMKSVIYQLNKDKNLTVRHVRKGRDEVCEVLNTVNALIENLHHNFGEMQTSARAVMTSSKEFSQSAKEVSSASNQQSEASASMAASIEQMTVAVNHIAERATHARNLGQEAGTLAHQGSATITQTIQDIREISQAVEKSGVSIRELENYSGTVNTVVLVIKDIADQTNLLALNAAIEAARAGELGRGFAVVADEVRKLAERTAVSTQEISQTINAMREKSTQATEQMKVAEELARMGVSRADDADQAIGRIGDATGNTVKMVEEMAISITEQGLAANSIAQRIEQVVQMAEASSVSAADAARNAGQLLSLAEKQIGIIQQYTL encoded by the coding sequence ATGTCCATTCTGGTTTCAGTGTTGACCATGCTGATTCTGGTTGTAATGGCAATCAGTTTTGAAAAAATGGCAGATCGCAGACTGGATGATGCGTTGAATAATCTGCTGCCATCGGTCAAGGATCTGAATGGCGCTATTGATGCATTTGTCGAAATGCGCACTGATGCCAATAAAACGCTATTGGTTGATTCTACTGAAGAGCGAAAAAAGCTGCTGCAGATGTTTCAATCTTCAGCCGTGCAACTAAAGCAGGTGCTGGATCGATATGAAAAAAATGATATATATGACCAGCAGGATAAGATGCTGCTCTTGAAGGATAAGGAAGCATTTGATCGTTATAATAAGGCGGTGCTGTCTGCACTAGCGCTGGAGGCTACGGCAACCGGGCGAGGTATTGCACTTGCCCATTTTTTGACTGGGGATGTCAAGATGGCGGCCGAGGCATTTATGCGCGCTATTCGTGAGCATGTTGCCTACAATATGAAAATTGCGGAGAATATTCAACGCGAGGATGCATCAGCTTCGGCCCGCAATGTGCTTATGCTCTCTTCAGTTGCCGGAATTTCTTTTCTGATATTGTCGCTTGTATATTTAAATGTTTATCGGGCTATCGCTGGTGGCTTGGCTGAAATGAAATCCGTTATTTATCAGTTAAACAAGGATAAGAATCTCACCGTGCGCCATGTACGAAAGGGTCGGGATGAGGTCTGTGAGGTGCTGAATACCGTGAATGCACTGATTGAGAATCTGCATCATAACTTTGGCGAAATGCAGACCAGTGCCCGTGCCGTGATGACTTCTTCCAAAGAGTTCAGCCAGTCTGCTAAAGAAGTATCCTCTGCATCCAATCAGCAAAGTGAAGCCTCTGCCAGTATGGCCGCTTCGATCGAACAAATGACGGTTGCGGTGAACCATATTGCCGAACGTGCCACGCATGCGCGCAATCTGGGGCAGGAGGCTGGAACGCTGGCGCATCAAGGCTCGGCCACCATTACCCAGACCATTCAGGATATACGTGAAATTTCTCAGGCTGTGGAAAAGTCCGGAGTCAGCATTCGGGAATTGGAAAACTATAGCGGTACAGTAAATACTGTGGTGCTGGTGATCAAGGATATCGCCGACCAGACCAATTTGTTGGCCTTGAATGCTGCAATAGAGGCGGCGCGCGCGGGCGAGTTGGGCCGAGGTTTTGCCGTGGTGGCCGACGAAGTACGCAAGCTGGCGGAACGTACCGCGGTTTCCACGCAGGAGATCTCACAAACCATCAATGCCATGCGAGAGAAGTCCACCCAGGCAACCGAGCAGATGAAAGTAGCCGAGGAGTTGGCGCGGATGGGTGTTTCAAGAGCGGATGACGCCGATCAGGCCATCGGCAGAATTGGCGATGCCACTGGAAATACCGTGAAAATGGTAGAAGAAATGGCCATTTCCATTACCGAGCAGGGGTTGGCGGCCAACAGTATTGCCCAGCGTATTGAACAGGTGGTGCAAATGGCGGAGGCGTCATCCGTTAGCGCTGCAGATGCAGCGCGTAATGCAGGGCAATTGCTGTCCTTGGCGGAAAAACAAATCGGCATCATCCAGCAGTACACCTTGTAA
- a CDS encoding glutamine synthetase family protein gives MNQINDWLREHRITEVECIVPDMTGVARGKIVPKDKFVSDPEMRLPEAVLIQTVTGDYPDDSMLDLTDPDMVLTPDPNSLRFVPWAADPTAQLIYDCYRADGSLVDVAPRSVLKRVLGLFDELGFEPVLAPEMEFYLMSPNPDPDIPLSAPIGRTGRAEFGRRSYSIDAVNEFDPLFEDIYDYCHAQNLEVDTLIHEIGTAQMEINFLHGNPLDLADQVFLFKRTVREAAFRHNMYATFMAKPMENEPGSAMHMHQSLIDKNTGKNVFTNEDGSPSDIFFHFIGGMQHYIPEVMPFFAPYVNSFRRLSPYTAAPTNVEWGYDNRTVGLRVPHSSPAARRVENRVPGVDVNPYIAMAATLACGYLGIVNKIKPREPMSTDAYELPFQFPHGAEESLKRLAACPDIPEVMGPHFVKMYLGMKEKEFSEYFRVISPWERKFLLLHV, from the coding sequence ATGAACCAAATCAATGATTGGCTGCGAGAACATCGCATCACGGAAGTCGAGTGCATCGTACCGGACATGACCGGCGTGGCACGCGGCAAGATTGTTCCCAAGGACAAATTCGTCTCCGACCCGGAAATGCGTCTTCCGGAAGCGGTACTGATCCAGACTGTTACCGGCGACTACCCGGACGACAGCATGCTGGACCTGACTGACCCGGATATGGTGCTGACGCCCGATCCGAACTCCCTGCGTTTTGTGCCCTGGGCTGCGGACCCCACCGCCCAGCTGATTTACGACTGCTACCGCGCCGATGGCTCGCTGGTGGACGTGGCACCGCGTAGCGTGCTCAAGCGCGTGTTGGGCCTGTTTGACGAACTGGGCTTCGAGCCGGTGCTGGCACCGGAAATGGAGTTCTACCTGATGTCGCCGAACCCGGATCCGGACATTCCGCTGTCCGCCCCGATCGGCCGTACCGGTCGCGCCGAATTCGGCCGCCGCTCCTATTCGATTGATGCGGTGAACGAATTCGATCCGCTGTTCGAAGACATCTACGACTACTGCCATGCGCAGAATCTGGAAGTGGACACGCTGATTCACGAAATCGGCACCGCCCAGATGGAAATCAACTTCCTGCATGGTAATCCGCTGGATCTGGCCGACCAGGTATTCCTGTTCAAGCGTACCGTGCGCGAAGCGGCATTCCGCCACAATATGTACGCCACCTTCATGGCCAAGCCGATGGAAAACGAGCCGGGCTCCGCCATGCACATGCACCAGAGCCTGATCGACAAGAACACCGGCAAGAACGTGTTCACCAATGAAGATGGCAGCCCGTCCGATATCTTCTTCCACTTCATTGGCGGCATGCAGCACTACATTCCGGAAGTAATGCCGTTCTTTGCGCCGTACGTGAACTCCTTCCGTCGCCTCAGCCCCTATACCGCTGCGCCGACCAATGTGGAGTGGGGCTACGACAACCGTACCGTCGGTCTGCGCGTGCCGCATTCTTCCCCGGCAGCCCGCCGCGTGGAAAACCGCGTGCCCGGCGTGGACGTGAACCCGTACATCGCCATGGCGGCCACCCTGGCTTGTGGCTATCTGGGCATCGTCAACAAGATCAAGCCGCGCGAGCCGATGTCCACCGATGCCTACGAGCTGCCTTTCCAGTTCCCGCACGGTGCGGAAGAGTCGCTCAAGCGTCTGGCTGCCTGCCCGGATATTCCGGAAGTCATGGGCCCGCACTTTGTGAAGATGTACCTGGGCATGAAGGAGAAGGAATTCTCCGAATACTTCCGCGTCATCAGCCCGTGGGAGCGCAAGTTCCTGCTGCTGCACGTATAA
- the motA gene encoding flagellar motor stator protein MotA, translating into MFVGIGYLLLLGCVLGGVVAAGGHLGALMQPLEVVMIAGAAAGAFVVANGGAPMKATIKALPTVFKGSPYNKAFYMELFTLLFEILSKVRKEGLMSVEADVENPESSPVFSKYPAVLHDHHVVEFICDYLRLMVGGNLNAFEIENLMDVEIETHHHEGEVPISAVKGLADGLPAFGIVAAVMGVVHTMESVGAPPSELGMLIAHALVGTFLGILLAYGFVAPLATILEHKLGDGTRVFQTIKVTLLASLNGYAPQVAVEFGRKVLTSTDRPSFKELEDHVKQAKK; encoded by the coding sequence ATGTTTGTCGGAATCGGCTACCTTCTTCTCCTCGGCTGCGTGCTGGGGGGGGTTGTCGCAGCAGGGGGCCATCTGGGGGCGCTGATGCAGCCGCTGGAAGTGGTCATGATTGCCGGTGCGGCAGCTGGCGCCTTTGTGGTCGCCAATGGCGGCGCACCGATGAAGGCCACCATCAAGGCCTTGCCAACGGTATTCAAGGGCTCGCCCTACAACAAGGCCTTCTACATGGAGCTGTTCACCTTGTTGTTTGAAATCCTGTCCAAGGTGCGCAAGGAAGGCTTGATGTCGGTGGAAGCCGATGTGGAAAACCCCGAGTCCAGTCCGGTGTTCTCCAAATACCCGGCGGTATTGCACGATCACCATGTGGTGGAGTTCATCTGCGACTACCTGCGGCTGATGGTGGGCGGCAATCTCAATGCCTTCGAAATTGAAAACCTGATGGATGTGGAAATCGAAACCCACCACCATGAGGGTGAAGTGCCGATCAGCGCGGTAAAAGGCCTGGCCGATGGCTTGCCTGCCTTCGGTATCGTGGCGGCGGTGATGGGGGTGGTACACACCATGGAGTCGGTGGGCGCGCCGCCGTCCGAGCTGGGCATGCTGATTGCCCACGCCCTGGTGGGTACTTTCCTGGGTATTTTGCTGGCCTATGGTTTTGTGGCCCCGCTGGCTACCATTCTGGAACACAAGCTGGGTGATGGCACCCGTGTCTTCCAGACCATCAAGGTTACCCTGTTGGCCAGTCTGAATGGCTATGCGCCGCAAGTTGCGGTGGAGTTTGGTCGCAAGGTGCTGACTTCGACGGATCGTCCTTCCTTCAAGGAACTGGAAGACCACGTCAAGCAGGCCAAGAAATAA
- a CDS encoding aldehyde dehydrogenase, with protein sequence MARTHAQWKQFAAELNIEGRAFINGSYTAAADGKTFDCINPANGQKLADIACCGEAEVEAAVKAARTAFDSGAWSELAPLARGKILKRFAALIREHGDELALLETLDMGKPIGDSTTVDVPGAAYCVEWFAEAIDKIGGEVAPVDPKLVGLVTREAIGVVAAVVPWNFPILMASWKFGPALAAGNAVIVKPSEKSPLTAIRLAQLAKDAGIPDGIFQVLPGAGEVGKALALHMDVDCLAFTGSTGVGKLIAGYAAQSNLKRVWLELGGKSPNIVLEDCADIAKAARTAAGGIFFNMGEMCTAGSRVLVHSKVKEQFLAEFKKAAEGWYPGDPLDPATSMGAIVDKIQYDKVLSYVDKGISEGAGLICGGKATHTDRGLFIEPTAFDCPRPDMTTCREEIFGPVLSVITFDTIDEAVRIANDSEYGLAAAVWTANVTTAHQVSRRLRAGTVWVNCYDEGGDMNFPFGGFKQSGNGRDKSLHALEKYTELKSTLIKL encoded by the coding sequence ATGGCTCGTACCCATGCACAGTGGAAGCAGTTTGCTGCCGAACTCAATATCGAAGGCCGCGCCTTCATCAACGGCAGCTATACCGCTGCCGCGGATGGCAAGACTTTCGACTGCATCAACCCGGCCAATGGCCAGAAGCTGGCGGACATCGCCTGCTGCGGCGAGGCCGAGGTCGAGGCTGCCGTCAAGGCCGCCCGCACTGCCTTTGATTCCGGTGCATGGTCCGAGCTGGCACCGCTGGCACGCGGCAAGATCCTCAAGCGCTTTGCCGCGCTGATCCGCGAACATGGCGACGAGCTGGCCCTGCTGGAAACCCTGGACATGGGCAAGCCGATTGGCGACTCCACCACCGTGGACGTGCCGGGCGCAGCCTACTGCGTGGAATGGTTTGCCGAGGCCATCGACAAGATCGGCGGCGAAGTGGCCCCGGTCGATCCGAAACTGGTGGGCCTGGTTACCCGCGAAGCCATTGGCGTGGTAGCCGCCGTGGTGCCGTGGAACTTCCCCATCCTGATGGCAAGCTGGAAATTCGGCCCGGCGCTGGCTGCGGGTAACGCCGTCATCGTCAAGCCGTCGGAAAAATCCCCGCTCACCGCCATTCGTCTGGCACAGCTGGCCAAGGACGCTGGCATCCCCGACGGTATCTTCCAGGTGCTGCCGGGTGCAGGTGAAGTCGGCAAAGCACTGGCGCTGCACATGGATGTGGATTGCCTGGCCTTCACCGGTTCCACCGGCGTGGGCAAGCTGATTGCCGGCTACGCAGCGCAATCCAACCTCAAGCGCGTGTGGCTGGAACTGGGTGGCAAGTCGCCCAATATCGTGCTGGAAGACTGCGCCGATATCGCCAAGGCAGCCCGCACCGCCGCCGGTGGCATTTTCTTCAATATGGGTGAAATGTGCACCGCCGGTTCACGTGTGCTAGTGCACAGCAAGGTGAAGGAACAATTCCTGGCTGAATTCAAAAAGGCAGCGGAAGGCTGGTATCCGGGCGATCCGCTGGACCCGGCCACCAGCATGGGTGCCATCGTGGACAAGATCCAGTACGACAAGGTGCTGTCCTACGTGGACAAGGGCATCAGCGAAGGTGCCGGCCTGATCTGCGGCGGCAAGGCCACCCACACAGACCGGGGCCTGTTCATCGAACCCACCGCCTTTGACTGCCCGCGCCCGGACATGACCACCTGCCGCGAAGAAATCTTCGGGCCGGTGCTGTCGGTGATCACCTTCGACACCATCGACGAGGCCGTACGCATCGCCAATGACTCCGAATACGGCCTGGCTGCCGCGGTATGGACTGCCAACGTGACTACCGCGCATCAGGTATCACGCCGCCTGCGCGCCGGTACGGTATGGGTGAACTGCTACGACGAAGGCGGCGACATGAACTTCCCCTTCGGCGGCTTCAAGCAGTCGGGTAATGGTCGCGACAAGTCACTGCACGCGCTGGAAAAATACACCGAACTGAAGAGCACGCTGATCAAGCTGTAA
- a CDS encoding gamma-glutamyl-gamma-aminobutyrate hydrolase family protein yields MQQPIIGIPCDVKLVSGLPFHAVGEKYIAAAAGGVGGIPVLIPSLGDAAPLREYLKFVDGVLLPGSLSNVEPHRYGGAASRQGTLHDPARDATTLPLIDLLLQEGIPLLGICRGFQEINVALGGELFQHVQEEAGFSDHREPDTQNLDEMYGLAHALHLQPDSLLKSWLGQDEVRVNSLHQQGIKRLADRLIAEGVADDGLVEAYRVKDAKGFAYGAQWHPEWKYWENPVSMAIFNAFGDACRARRASRQG; encoded by the coding sequence ATGCAGCAACCTATCATCGGCATTCCGTGTGATGTGAAACTGGTAAGCGGTCTGCCATTTCACGCGGTTGGCGAGAAATACATTGCAGCTGCCGCAGGTGGCGTGGGTGGTATCCCGGTGCTGATCCCGTCGCTGGGTGATGCTGCGCCGCTGCGCGAATATCTCAAGTTTGTGGACGGTGTGCTGCTGCCTGGCTCGCTGTCCAATGTAGAGCCTCATCGTTATGGCGGCGCTGCCAGCCGCCAGGGAACACTTCATGATCCGGCGCGTGATGCAACCACGCTGCCGCTCATCGACCTTCTTCTGCAAGAAGGCATCCCGCTTCTGGGTATTTGCCGCGGTTTCCAGGAAATCAATGTTGCACTGGGCGGCGAACTCTTCCAGCACGTACAGGAAGAAGCAGGCTTTAGCGATCATCGCGAGCCGGATACTCAGAATCTGGATGAGATGTATGGTCTGGCTCATGCCCTGCACCTGCAACCGGACAGCTTGCTCAAAAGCTGGCTGGGGCAGGACGAAGTCAGGGTGAACTCGCTGCACCAGCAAGGTATCAAACGTTTGGCCGACCGCCTGATTGCGGAAGGCGTGGCGGATGATGGGCTGGTGGAGGCTTACCGGGTCAAGGATGCCAAGGGCTTTGCCTATGGCGCGCAGTGGCATCCGGAATGGAAATACTGGGAAAACCCGGTGTCCATGGCCATTTTCAACGCGTTCGGTGACGCTTGCCGCGCGCGTCGTGCCAGCCGCCAGGGCTGA
- a CDS encoding aspartate aminotransferase family protein, which produces MQNQRTTTEWRELDAAHHLHPFTDTNSLNQQGARVITKADGIYLYDSEGNKILDGMAGLWCVNIGYGRKDLPEVAKQQMEQLAYYNTFFKTTHPAVVELSHLLAEVAPEGFKQVFYTNSGSESVDTMIRMVRRYWDVKGKKDKKTLIGRWNGYHGSTIGGASLGGMTYMHEQGDLPIPGIVHVEQPWWYKHGKDMTPEEFGLAAAKWVEDKILEVGADKVAAFVGEPIQGAGGVIVPPSTYWPEIQRICQKYDILLVADEVICGFGRTGEWFGQQVFGFKPDIFTTAKGLSSGYQPIGAVFVNEKVATTLAEGGDFNHGFTYSGHPVAAAVAHANVKALRDEGIVDRVKNDTGPYMQKRWREVFGQFEHVDDVRGVGLIQAFTLVKNKATRELFPNFGEIGTMCRDIFFKNNLIMRACGDHIVSAPPLVISKEEIDQMLETAAKCMVEFEKQLKERGLV; this is translated from the coding sequence ATGCAGAACCAACGTACTACGACCGAATGGCGCGAACTGGATGCAGCACACCATCTGCATCCGTTTACTGACACCAACTCGCTGAACCAGCAGGGTGCGCGTGTCATTACCAAGGCAGACGGCATTTATCTGTACGACTCCGAAGGGAACAAGATTCTCGACGGCATGGCCGGCCTGTGGTGTGTCAATATCGGTTATGGCCGCAAGGATCTGCCGGAAGTCGCCAAGCAGCAGATGGAGCAGCTGGCTTACTACAATACCTTCTTCAAAACCACGCATCCGGCGGTGGTGGAACTGTCCCACCTGCTGGCAGAAGTGGCTCCGGAAGGGTTCAAGCAGGTGTTCTACACCAACTCCGGCTCCGAATCCGTCGATACCATGATCCGCATGGTGCGTCGCTACTGGGATGTAAAAGGCAAGAAGGACAAGAAGACCCTGATTGGCCGCTGGAACGGCTATCACGGTTCCACCATCGGCGGTGCCAGCCTGGGCGGCATGACCTATATGCACGAACAGGGCGATCTGCCGATTCCGGGCATCGTGCATGTGGAACAGCCGTGGTGGTACAAGCATGGCAAGGACATGACGCCGGAAGAGTTCGGCCTGGCTGCCGCCAAGTGGGTGGAAGACAAGATTCTGGAAGTGGGTGCCGACAAGGTGGCTGCCTTCGTGGGCGAGCCGATTCAGGGCGCCGGTGGCGTGATTGTGCCGCCGTCCACCTACTGGCCGGAAATTCAGCGCATCTGCCAGAAGTACGACATCCTGCTGGTGGCCGATGAAGTCATCTGCGGTTTTGGTCGCACTGGTGAATGGTTCGGCCAGCAGGTATTCGGCTTCAAGCCGGACATCTTCACCACCGCCAAGGGCCTGTCCTCCGGCTATCAGCCGATTGGCGCAGTATTCGTCAATGAAAAAGTGGCAACTACGCTGGCCGAGGGCGGTGACTTCAACCACGGCTTTACCTACTCCGGTCACCCGGTGGCTGCTGCCGTGGCGCACGCCAACGTCAAGGCCCTGCGTGACGAAGGCATTGTCGACCGCGTGAAGAACGACACCGGCCCCTACATGCAAAAACGCTGGCGTGAAGTGTTCGGCCAGTTTGAACATGTGGACGATGTGCGTGGCGTGGGCCTGATTCAGGCATTCACCCTGGTCAAGAACAAAGCCACCCGTGAGCTGTTCCCGAACTTTGGCGAAATCGGCACCATGTGCCGCGATATCTTCTTCAAGAACAACCTGATCATGCGTGCCTGCGGCGACCATATTGTGTCCGCACCGCCGCTGGTGATCAGCAAGGAAGAAATCGACCAGATGCTTGAAACTGCGGCCAAGTGCATGGTGGAATTCGAGAAACAACTGAAAGAGCGCGGCCTGGTTTGA
- a CDS encoding YajQ family cyclic di-GMP-binding protein translates to MPSFDIVSEVNKVEVRNAVEQSNKEVSTRYDFKGSDSRIEQTDKEITLYADAEFQLDQVNDILVSKLSKRNVDVRSLEYGKLEKVSGNKVKKVLTVKEGLETEMAKKIVRIIKDAKLKVQASIQGEAVRVSGAKRDLLQECIALLRKEIADDKENGVPLQFNNFRD, encoded by the coding sequence ATGCCGTCTTTTGATATCGTTTCCGAAGTCAATAAAGTAGAAGTGCGCAATGCCGTCGAGCAGTCCAATAAAGAAGTCTCCACCCGCTACGATTTCAAGGGCAGTGATTCCCGCATCGAGCAGACCGACAAGGAAATCACCCTGTATGCCGATGCCGAATTCCAGCTGGACCAGGTCAACGACATCCTGGTGAGCAAGCTGTCCAAGCGCAACGTGGATGTCCGCAGCCTGGAATATGGCAAGCTGGAAAAGGTGAGCGGCAACAAGGTGAAAAAAGTGCTGACCGTGAAGGAAGGCCTGGAAACCGAAATGGCCAAGAAGATCGTCCGCATCATCAAGGATGCCAAGCTGAAGGTGCAGGCCAGCATCCAGGGCGAAGCGGTGCGCGTGTCCGGTGCCAAGCGTGACCTGCTGCAAGAATGTATCGCCCTGCTACGCAAGGAGATTGCCGACGACAAGGAAAACGGTGTGCCGCTGCAGTTCAACAACTTCCGCGACTGA
- a CDS encoding NAD(P)/FAD-dependent oxidoreductase: MLRITELKLPLDHSEAELTEAIVAFLGIKPAELKNYTVFKRSYDARRGVMSLAYIIDMEVEGEARLLARFKGNVHVLPTPDTSYHFVTQAPATLAKRPVVVGFGPCGLLAALLLAQMGFKPIVLERGKKVRERTKDTWGLWRKNVLNPESNVQFGEGGAGTFSDGKLYSQIKDPRHLGRKVLTEFVKAGAPEEILFIAKPHIGTFRLVSMVEKMRAEIEALGGEIRFQQRVTDLHIDNGHIRGLTLADGSQIEADHVILALGHSARDTFEMLHQRGVFMEAKPFSVGFRIEHPQALIDKARWGKYAGHPILGAADYKLVHHASNGRAVYSFCMCPGGQVVAATSEEGRVVTNGMSQYSRAERNANSGMVVSINPEDYPGGALAGIAFQRALESHAYVLGGSTYEAPAQLVGDFLAGRASTAVGSVEPSYQPGVHWTDLSSALPDFAIAAMREALPEFGKKIRGYDMHDAVLTGVETRTSSPLRITRGEDLQSLNVKGLYPAGEGAGYAGGILSAGVDGIRVAEALALNMAAQV; encoded by the coding sequence ATGTTACGCATTACCGAACTCAAACTGCCGCTGGATCACAGCGAAGCAGAACTGACCGAGGCCATTGTGGCCTTTCTCGGCATCAAGCCAGCCGAGCTGAAAAATTACACCGTATTCAAGCGCAGCTATGATGCCCGCCGTGGCGTGATGAGCCTGGCCTACATCATCGATATGGAAGTGGAAGGCGAAGCCAGGCTGCTGGCCCGTTTCAAGGGCAATGTCCATGTGCTGCCCACGCCGGATACCAGCTATCACTTTGTCACCCAGGCCCCGGCCACGCTGGCCAAGCGCCCGGTGGTGGTGGGTTTTGGTCCCTGTGGCCTGCTGGCTGCCTTGCTGCTGGCGCAGATGGGCTTCAAGCCTATCGTGCTGGAGCGCGGCAAGAAAGTGCGTGAACGTACCAAGGATACCTGGGGCCTGTGGCGCAAGAATGTGCTGAACCCGGAATCCAATGTGCAGTTTGGTGAGGGTGGTGCCGGTACTTTCTCCGACGGCAAGCTGTACAGCCAGATCAAGGATCCGCGCCATTTGGGCCGCAAGGTGCTGACCGAGTTCGTCAAGGCCGGTGCGCCAGAAGAAATCCTGTTCATCGCCAAGCCCCATATCGGTACTTTCCGCCTGGTCAGCATGGTGGAGAAGATGCGGGCGGAAATCGAGGCGCTGGGCGGTGAAATCCGCTTTCAGCAACGCGTGACCGATTTGCACATCGACAATGGCCACATCCGTGGCCTGACGCTGGCTGATGGCAGCCAGATCGAGGCCGACCACGTGATTCTGGCACTGGGCCATAGCGCACGCGATACCTTCGAGATGCTGCATCAGCGCGGTGTGTTCATGGAGGCCAAGCCGTTCTCGGTGGGCTTCCGTATCGAACACCCGCAAGCCCTGATCGACAAGGCGCGCTGGGGCAAATATGCTGGTCACCCCATTCTGGGGGCGGCGGATTACAAACTGGTGCACCACGCCAGCAACGGTCGTGCGGTTTACAGCTTCTGTATGTGTCCGGGCGGGCAGGTGGTGGCGGCAACCTCGGAAGAGGGGCGCGTAGTGACCAATGGTATGAGCCAGTATTCCCGTGCCGAGCGCAATGCCAACTCCGGCATGGTGGTCAGCATCAACCCGGAAGACTACCCAGGCGGTGCACTGGCGGGCATTGCCTTCCAGCGCGCGCTGGAAAGCCACGCCTATGTGCTGGGCGGCAGTACTTACGAGGCCCCGGCCCAACTGGTGGGCGATTTCCTGGCTGGCCGCGCCTCCACCGCAGTCGGTTCGGTGGAACCGTCCTACCAGCCTGGCGTGCATTGGACCGACCTGTCCAGCGCGCTGCCGGACTTTGCCATCGCCGCCATGCGTGAGGCGCTGCCAGAGTTCGGCAAGAAGATTCGCGGCTACGACATGCACGATGCCGTGCTGACCGGGGTGGAAACCCGCACCAGCTCGCCACTGCGCATTACCCGTGGTGAAGATCTGCAAAGCCTGAACGTGAAGGGTTTGTATCCGGCCGGCGAGGGTGCTGGCTACGCTGGCGGTATCTTATCCGCTGGTGTGGATGGCATCCGTGTGGCCGAGGCGCTGGCTTTGAATATGGCAGCACAAGTTTGA